atgaaacaattaattaatagtgttcatttaatttggtcCATTTAGTGAATAATTGTCAACTTGTTTTACTATACATCTAGTAGCGTTGACATTATGAATAATTTTGTATAGCAAAAAGATACAACTTGTCACCCAAAAATAGTGTAGTATAATTATCTACTAACTATTATTTTTAAGAGGACAATTTTTGAGAGCTTATATctgaatattattataaaaaaggAATAAAAAGAGGTGAGAAGTTTTCAAAGATTCATATAACGAGTCACCATCTCTGTTGTGACATGTAATAAAGCACATATTCCATTTATATTTAATTGCACCGTCTATTTATTTACTAAAATACTTCAtcctttttttataaattatttgattatataaacatttatattaaataatgtaTGATTTGGTAGCAGTTGGAAGCTAGAATCTAGATGCAGGCAAGATCCAAACAATTAAACAATTTGCCGACCAAAATAAATTTAGTCAAATAGTATTAAAATTCAATACCCAAACCGTCTCGAACTTCCACAAAACTGAATTACATGCAAAgaacaaattaattaacaaaattagaTAAACCGTACggaaaattatactaataatcTAATATAGACTAGCTAGAATTATCAAGCACAATAACATAAGCTGGGATCATGTATTAATAAAGTAATATTGATTCTCTATTCATTATAAATTTGACGTTCACACAACACACTTTCTagtgttttaaaaatatgaTAGCAATTACTAATATTTACATGAATATAtaacaatatatttttttaagtcaAATGAAAAGTAGGAGTGTTAATAATTGGATTAATCTTACGTACCCATCATCaacctctttattttattctattgaTGAATTTGTCGTTGAAACTGATATTCAGAATTTACTAAATTAatgttattataaaataaattgctGGAggttgaaaaattaattaagaaagaCAGAGTTCCATAAAGAatgagaaaattaaataaagaactTTTCCTTTAAGAATTGGtatgaataaaagaaagaagaaaatgttaaACAAATGATATTAATgctaatttaatgtgtatatATGAATTTAGGTAAATAGGTTCATTAGGAACTTCTATCAATATTTTTTCTGCATCTGCATTAGTTTTATGAACCTTCGATGATCGATCTAATTAGGAAATTAGATGGATTATAGTGCAGATTCATTGTACCAATTcggtaaaataatattaatattgttgattataataattattttctcaaTGTTTTTTTAAGTGGAAAATAATGACTATGTCAAGCAACAATTTGACTTTTATtcctcaaaatcaataaaactaACTAACAAATGATAAATTATTACTCAGATTGCTAGATTCTTTCCGGCATTTCACGTAAAAGCGCAGAATCAATCTTTGCAAAAACGCGTTTTGTTTCTGCCAGAGTCGGCTCGTTGTCAGAAACAGCAACACACGTTTTCACTTAAGATGTTCATTTATAATTCTTGTCACATGCCCATCAAACGACTATTTCCTTAATCATTATGCAAACTCAAACTATAAATACACCCACACTTTGCACAAATTATACCCACACTTTGCACAAATcattcaatcaatcaataaattccatcaaaatcaaattccaCGCTACAATTTAAACATGTCATCAACTTCATTCCTCCAAACATTCGATTTGTTCTCCAAGACCAGATCGAGCTCGAACCTCAGTTCAAACTCGATTAAAAGGCCTAGAGGACTAATGGTCCGTGCGACGAGGAGGGAAGCCCGGGGCCACGGGAGAGGGTGGACGAGACATGATCGTGTTGCGGAAAAGGATCCACGAGATGAAGATGAACGAGGCCGATTGCGAGCTGCCGAGGGAATGGATGGAGTGGGAGAGGCGGGTGTACGTGGGGTATGATGCGATCGTCTGCGACGTGGTGGGCCGACTGCAGGCTTGGTTGATGGACACGAGGCCCGGTATTGCGCTTGGGGTGCTTGTATTTCTCGCTTTGAGTGTGCCAACTTCGTGGCTGTGGTGCTGTACAATTTGGTGGCTGTTTTGTGCGGATTCGTTTGGGTTAAATTTAGTCACAATTTTGTGACAAttcttgaaattttattttattttatgaccAATCATTGTATAGATGTGCAAAACCATTATctttattctaaaattaaatgaataaaatatgttctTTATTTgatagtactccttccgtttcATGTTAATAGAGTGATTTCTCTATTTCGAAAAgtttcaagttaattgagtcatttctattttatacaaaaagtaattctcacttttactttattctcatgTCATAATTGAAAagattttaaacttgaaaattgAGTGTTTTAgtttctaaaaaaagaaaatatagttaAAAGAGTTGTCAAATAGATTGAGCTGGACAATTTTAGACCCAGGCCCATGGATGAGTAGGCTGGGCTTAGGAgtgatttattttataaatttggaATTATTGTAGCCCACACTAAGTTGGGTTGAAAATGACCCGGTTAGAATCTAATGGGCTGGATAGCATTTCAGGCCTTCAAACAATAAATCAATACATAATGTGCTTGAAGTGAGCCGAAATCATATGGCCTCTTtcatctttatttaatttatataattacgCTTAATCACATGAATTTGCTCTACTAACGACAAAACATGCAAAAATCGAGTCAATTATTAGGGAAGATGACTCCTTTCAACATCTTAGACTTTATCTTGTACAAAAGATTCTCTGCTTAGCTTTTCTTTTGTTAAACAATTTGTACACAAAGACTTCCCTTTTTGCAATTATCATATCAATTCTTTACGTTAGAGTTATCGAGTTCCTAATCAAGATTCAATCACCCACATTAGTCACGATCCATTTTCCACTTGACCCATCAAGTATTTTTTACTTCAGCCAAAACACCCACAGTAAGATCAGCCTCATTTTTTGGCACAACTTAAATAGccaattattttatctttttgaATCGTAAAACAAATACTTCAGCATTGATTAAAacacaaatattatttaaaaaacacTAAAGTAAAAATAGCATTACCTAACTAAAATTCCAGTATAAAACTTCAAATTGATACACATTCAAATTTCTTGGATCAGAGTCACCACTTATTGGGGAGCTAGGGGGGTTATAGATAAAGTACTCAATGATgtagtattaaaaaataaaaaataataaattgctGTATAAAGTTGCTAAACAATCTAGGTTGAAAAATGAATTGTTTGGACTTCAAAATTGACGTTTGCTATTGAAAGTCCAAGTTATGAAAGATTAGAACAAAAGCAGTTGGAATTAGATTTGGCACACGTGGGTTTAGCCTCATTAGCATCTTGGTCAAAATGCACTAGTCAAATTGGCCATCTTTTTCATGTTCATTTTCatactaataaaaatttatagaagaatataaataattaaatatttcatacATTGCAATAAAATGTTTGcctctatttttggtaaattgaCCTCACATGTGATGTGAGGAGGGAGTATTCAGATTTTTGGAGTAGATTTTTGCCAAACTCCTAAGCAATGGGctgatttttgaaaaaaaaatcaactgaTATAATGGGTTGATTTCTAAAATTTGAGgtacaataaaaaaacaatGATCCTATCCTTTTTCTTGGTAAATCACACGCATTTATACGCGATTGTCGGTGATACGAGGCGAAATATTCCTCTATCgatcaaataattaaaaatacgtCGTATAaactttataattaaattacagTGTGTTTTTTTGGGACCCCTTTTAACAAACACCCCACAAATTGCATACGTTAGAATTAATACGAGCCATAAAACCAAGTTAGAATAAGGAAACACAAGTGGCCCATCAAAGCATCAAAGCATGTTTTTTGTTGCTTGTTGGATGGTTCTCATTCACCTCCAAAATCCGGATGTCAATCCACTTAgatggtgttcggtttccaatataaaataatatcaaaatacaatctaggattgagttgtgagattattttagtcataatgggttagctatgactaattgtcccatgattatccatctaggattgagttgtggggttgaatctcatgaaccaaacacacaacaaatttaatctcggatacaatcttgcaaaccgaacaaccCCTTATTAGTATATTGAATATCTTAAAACATTATAAATGTTGCCCTTCTTCACTTTTTTCCCCGAGAATGAAGTTTCAACCATTTGAAAAGTATTGTATCATCGTATGTTGAAGTGATGAAATTACATGTTTATCACATTTTAAACACGTTTTTAGATTAATTCCTTTGCTAGTCCTAACATATAAGTAAGAATTATTAGTACGAGAGTACAACGGTGAATACAATGATTAATACCTGAGATCAAATGTCTCTTATTCAACTCTATTAGAACccaaactttttaaattttggtcATTTTGTCTCACCCcaataataatttatcaaaataGGTGAAAAGCCTAGTAGAAATTCGAGGCTTCATGATCTCCAATAAGGCGACCTAGAGACCCGATGAATGCACTTTAGTGTAGGTATAATACATATCATACTATAAGTAAGTTACTTTAATACATGTAGAAGAACAAATCACATAACGCAATCTCTTTTCTTCGTAATAACAATAATTTTTATGTATATActaaaaattacacatataaCAATCTTGTTTTATCTATGGGATGAGTTTGAACAGAGCTCAAACCGTATTCGAATCAAACTCCGACCAACGTACATAGTGAGCGGGCACGAACACACGATAGAATGTGTCCTTACATATTGTACACTTCCATATATTCTTATCTTATTTATTAGACTAGTAAAATATTTTAGagatattataatttttttttgaaactagAGACATCATAATAAACCTTATTCTTTAACCTAGTAAATTATTTAGagatattataattttttttaaaactagaGACATCATAATAAAACTTTATTCTTTAACCTAGTAAATTATTTAGAGatattataattttctttttgaaaCTAGAGACATCATGATAAAATCTTATTCTTTACCCTAATAAAATATTCTAGacatattagtataattttatttttgaaactaGAGACatcataataatatttaaaaataataataaaaaataagtagATTGCGCCAATAATTGTCATATCCTAATAGATTCGAGATCTCCCCACTCAGTAAATACAAAACTCATAcaaaaatgtgttatttttgtttcatattagtacaaaaaaaattgaagttgaCATAGTATAAAAAGTTTCTTtcgtgtttcaatttagtacattcCGTTATATGTGTTTAAATGATGTTAACTTTTTACTTATATGACATATAAACCATGAAACAATGATAAAAATTTTGCATCAATATGAAACAATCAAAAAACTTTTGTACCAACATGAAACAAcgatgaaacattttgtatttcatatagacaaagagttaaCGCTGTTTAaacacatactccctccgtcccattaaatatgcaacatttgcttttcggcacatgattttatgtagtgttgttttgtgagttaatgaagagagagtaaagtaaaagagaagaaaaagtagagagagtattgtttccatttttagaaacatttcatttttaatgggacataccaaaaaagaaaacgtttcatttctaatgggacagggGGAGTATATCGGAatatactaaattgaaacactaaataaactttttgtatgatttatgtcAAATTCAAACTTTTgtactaatataaaataaaagtgataaaTTTTGTATGAATTATGTATTTATCCCGCCACCCCTATCCAAAATCACGCCTCCACTTGCTTTCCCTGTCCTCCGCATTCCCCCAATCGCCGCCGCTCCTTTCCATCTATAAAATCCCACCCCCAACCCTAATCCCTCTCCTCACACAAACATTTCCACAAACACAATATCTTCTCTCTCCACCACACAATTCCAAATTCCTCTCCTCAAAACCAAATCCAAACTTCAATTTCTCAATCCCAATTCGCCACCATGGCCATTGCTCAACGGATCGCCCGCGCCGCGGTGGAGCAGCCGAAGCTAGTCGGCCCCGCCGCGCCTCCGCCGCTGCAGGCCGTTGCCCTCACGCAGGACGATTTGAAGAAGATCGCCGCTTACAAGGCCGTCGAGCACGTGAAATCCGGCATGGTGGTGGGGCTCGGCACCGGCTCCACGGCCAAGCACGCCGTCGACCGAATCGCGCAGCTCCTCCGCCAGGGGAAGCTGAAAAACATCGTCGGCGTGCCGACGTCAACGCAGACGCACGAGCAGGCAGTCTCGCTCGGCATCCCCCTCTCGGATCTCGGCTCCCACCCCGTCGTCGATTTGGCGATCGACGGCGCGGATGAGGTCGATCCCTCGCTCAATTTGGTTAAGGGGCGCGGAGGGAGCCTATTGAGGGAGAAAATGGTGGAATCTGTCGCGAAGAAATTCATCGTGATTGTTGACGAATCGAAATTGGTGAAATACGTCGGCGGAAGCAGGCTCGCAATGCCGGTTGAGGTCGTGCAGTTTAGCTGGAGCCATTCGCTGAAGAGGCTTGAGGCGCTATTCGCGCACGCCGGCTGTGTAGCACAGCTGCggaaggcggcggcggagggcggCGGGAAAAAGCCCTATGTGACTGACAacaacaattacataattgattTGTATTTCGAGAAGGAAATTGGGGATTTGAATAGGGCGAGCGATGCGGTGTTGAGGCTTCCTGGAATCGTCGATCACGGGATGTTTATCGGATTAGCAACCTCTGTGATTATCGCCGGAGTCGACGGCGTCACGATCAAGACGAAGAAAGGGAATGAGATTGAGCTGGATTATTTTTGCTACAGCGATTTGAGGAAAGGGTTATAAATTAGGGTTAttgatttggggattttttatTTACGCTCCTATTTCTATGGATGAAATTTTGGTAGGAAGATTAGGAAGcttatttatttaacttttGTCGTTTAACTATGAAAAAGGTGGGATTTTTCTGGTATTTATAACAAGGATTGATGCCAATTTACATGATccagattattttatttttatattcataaaGTTCTTGAATTTTGGAAAGTTTCGAATTTATTGAGCAAATTGTTATTCTGGGATTCTTGATTTACTGAGGTGCTCCTTTCGATCAATATGTTGTTTTGTTCTACTTAGTGTTAAAGTAGTTGTTAGattcattgttttttttttcctacaTGAAGATGAAAGAATCTAGGCCAAAATCTTTTGGTAGTATTATTTACTTCCTCAGTCCATATTTTTGTCTATTTGTTTATGATGAATATATTGTTCACACAGTACAAAAAATAAGTTTTACACTTCAAACTAATGTTAACAAATGGAAAAATTGTTATTTAAATTGCAATTTTTAGTTGACTTATGcataacttaaaaaaataactaattaaattctaaatttttgcatatttaatatttttcaattgtcctatataattaaattttttattaaatttgatttaaataataatttttggtTAAATTTAAGATAAATTTAGTACTCCTTGGCTCCTTGCTTTATGATGGTAAATTTTAGATGATTATTATGTTATTGGTGAAGATATAATGACAAAAAGtataaaaatcacaataaattcGTTATAAATTTTAACCACATAGAAAATTagctatttttataaattataaaattaactagaatgttaattaaaaattataatttaaataataattttcctGAAAAAAAAATGTCTGAAAAGGCGAACACTGAATATTTGATGAGGTCATCATGcaactaaaataaaaaggcaTCATGCAACTAAAGTTAAAATATATACATACAAAGATTTCCAACATAGTGCTATTCTGAAATTGCTACGAATAAATTATCAAGCCCACTAGGCCCACTACAATATCACCCGTTTATTTCTTCAAGAAAATTATCAATTGGTATTGGGCTTTAACAACCCACCGCCAAACCCGAATAAAACCAAAGATTTGGTTTTTAATAGGAGTatgttgtaaaaaaaataaaaataatcaaagaTACTCCATATTCAAGGTGCATGTATGTGTGTTGACCTAAGTGTAGAATACTTCATATTCGAGGTCAATAGTTAGGATTCAATTCAATGTGACATGATCTTTAAAATTTAATGTTACATTGGCAAAAAAATGTATGCTATGAAAAACGTAAAGAAAACTTTTTAGGTAGGCTCTAGTGTTTTGTATTAATGTTACTAATCTCACGTAAATAAAAATTCAACCACGTGTCGGTCACATCTACCTTTCTATTGCATAAGTACTCTAGTctacaattttatatttttatactatattatttaaattgtgcaatttataaaattagtaataaattattttaattcaaaaatacacacttcaaataaaaatacaaacttaaagtttaaattaaaaataacacttattACAATTATAAAagctacataattaaaatatgaaatattataataaaataatgtaaacatgcaatttttgtttttatttaaccaTGTAATTACtcaattttgcaaaattcattTGACATCCTTCGAAATCCGTGAATTCTCTTCCAACCCTAAATTTCACGTCTTTCACGAGCCTAAATAAGTTAGACATATCTCCTTCACGGTTGAAGGAAAGAAGgaaaagaataaagaaaaaggaagatTAAAAGTAAGATAGAAAAAGAAATGGGAAAAGGATGCGGTTTTGTCATGCAACACCACTTTGTGCTACAATAAAACACAACTTGTTGATAAGATATTTTCTCTTCAAATCAATATTTCGGATATTTGAGTTACCACAAAGTAAATAAGAAACTACTATTATtctcattaaaaatatattaaaaaatttcaatcCGTGTGAAAGTTGAATAAAATGTAGCCGACCTAACTTTGATGCTAACAACTTAATTTGACAAAATTGAAGACGTAGAAGCAATCCAACTTATTAGGCATGTTCAATAAATGATTGCGTAATCTATAGGGATCCATTATTATGAGTCAATATTTGTTTTCATCTACTACTTATCTAATGCCTACATTTCCAACTTGAAAATAAAACACTTACAAAAATGATGAAATATCTATCAAAACATAGGATTTTATCAAGAAAGAGATGTGTGTTACTCGATTATATAAACCTCTAATTTATGCCTTAGGTGATATGGAAGAAACGAACATTATGcttttgatttaattatgttttgttttgcaTGTTCGTCCAATTTGATCGTGTGCTTGTGCAAGTGACTTATACTTTGCTTAATCATTAATAAACATGCATATGCAttggaaacaaatataaaaagtgaaaaaataaaggcCCGAAATTAAAGGGAAAGTAAAGTGAAAAAAGTTGCATAAATGAATGAATAAAGCATGTAATTGCGCTTACATGACACAAGGCATTGAAAGCGGCTTCAAaccatatttttaatatatttattcattttattctactagtataatttataaatttcatTCATAAAGGTATAATTTAAGTTTATTAATCAGGAATTACACATACCAAAGGATTATTGTTAATTCCAATTTCCTTTATCTTACTATGATCTTTTAAGTTTATACGTGCAAATCGTaatctaatttaattttttatattatcggtagtaataatttataatagaatcatttcttggatttggaGTCACGTAGGCTTGGTTACAAAAGTTAAAAAATGGTTTCTTCAATTGGATGTGGAATTCAACCAATTTTATCATGAATTATCGACTTTGATAAattagtatttaaattaaaataaaagtataattttCGGTACTTGAAAGTTTAGGAGGATGGTTTAACATATTTTATGTATTAGTTGATCAAATTCTATAGATTGtaatagaaattttagaatTGTGAAATTTAAGATATAGTAGTACTAACTTATTTTATGGAAGCCATGAATCTTGATGGGAAATATAATAAGCCTATATTCAAGAATAATTGAGCAATTCAAGAAGGGATATTTTGGGAACAATAATGTAGTATGATTTCATCACAAAATTGGGCCCCTCATAGATTTTGGCTTTTAATGTGATAAAGtccaatttatattttattttagaaaaatgataaagtcCAAATTAAGTGAATATAATGACACCATAAGATACGGTGATGATGACACCATAAACTTGTATGACATCGACcataactttttctttttaatttaacttttatttctttattccTCATTTCATATCATCCCATCCCAATATTTCGTTTGACAGGTACATCTACACGTAAGTTGattgaaagaaagaaaaatacttcaattactttaCATTGTTTTTGTATAATGAAAATTTAGACACAACTCTACTTATAGAAGTGGTATAACTAGCAACTAATTAAAAGTGGTgtatgatggagtacgtactaaacaagccagcacaaagcccaagaaagagtatcagt
The window above is part of the Salvia splendens isolate huo1 unplaced genomic scaffold, SspV2 ctg922, whole genome shotgun sequence genome. Proteins encoded here:
- the LOC121791811 gene encoding probable ribose-5-phosphate isomerase 1; amino-acid sequence: MAIAQRIARAAVEQPKLVGPAAPPPLQAVALTQDDLKKIAAYKAVEHVKSGMVVGLGTGSTAKHAVDRIAQLLRQGKLKNIVGVPTSTQTHEQAVSLGIPLSDLGSHPVVDLAIDGADEVDPSLNLVKGRGGSLLREKMVESVAKKFIVIVDESKLVKYVGGSRLAMPVEVVQFSWSHSLKRLEALFAHAGCVAQLRKAAAEGGGKKPYVTDNNNYIIDLYFEKEIGDLNRASDAVLRLPGIVDHGMFIGLATSVIIAGVDGVTIKTKKGNEIELDYFCYSDLRKGL